CGATGGCGGCCTCCTCATGGGGCGCCAAGGTGCGGCCGCTGCCGGCCAGCCGCTGGTGGGCATGGCGGGACCATTTCAGGGCGGGCGCCGGCGCCAGCCGCTGCTGCACCTGCCGGGCAAAGGCGGACGACGCACCCGCCGGCGGAGCGGCTGCCCCTTTTTGGGCCGCGGCTCCTTGGGCCGTAGACGGCTGTACCGGCCGTGGCCCGGCCAAGTCACCCAGCGGCCGCGGTATGGGTTGCACCATAATGCCCACCTCCTTCGCAAGGGCCCGTCTCAGACGGGTCCCAAACCTTCCACGTCATCGTCATCGCCCGGCTCCGGGTCCGGATCGGGCTCCGGCACCGGATCCGCCGGGGCGTCGTCCTGGGCCTCATCTCCGGGGTCCGGATCGTCTGCCGGGTTAATGGGGTTGGCCACCTGCACCACCTCGGACAGGTCCACCCACAGGTCGTCCTCCAGGCCCAGGCGCAGGCCGCCCTCGCCCCATGCCACCCGCTGGACCTGGCCCATCAGGCCGCTCCGGAGTTCTACGGTGCGGCCCAGCAGGTTCAAGGCGTGGATCTGGGCCTGTTCCCGGCCCCACTGGTGCAGGCTGTCGTTCAGGTTGACCAGGCCTTCGTCCACCCGGTGCAAGGCCTCCAGGCTGGCGAACTGGGCCAGTTCGGCCACAAAGCTCCGGGCATCCAAAGGCTCCATGGGGTCCTGGTGCCGCAGCTGGGCCACCAGCAGCTGCAGGAACTGGTCCCGGCCCAGGCCGCTTTGCTCCAGGATGCGGGACGCTCCCGGGCCGCCCGTCTCCCCCGTCAGGGCGGAGCCGGCGCTGCCGTTGACTCCCGCCAACCCACTCGTCACCACCATCAACACCTCCTCCACTCCATGGCCTCCACGTCCACTAGACCCACCGGTTCAGACGGCCGCCCCCATGCCGGCCATAAGGCGGGCGCCCGGTTCTGGACGGGCCGCTCGCGGCCGGGGCTGCCGGCCGGGTGACGGCGACCCGGGATCCCGGGTGCTCCCTGGGCCGGTACCGGAATTCCCGGTGGAAGGTGCCGGTGCTCCCGCCGTCGCCGGTCCAGGCGCCGTCCCTGTAGCCGGATCCGGTGTCCAGGGCGCCGTCGTCGCCGCTGTGGCGGACGCTGACGCTGGCGGTGGCCGGCTCCCGTTGCCGCAGCACCGTCACCAAGTCGTCCAGGTTGGCCGCCAGCAGGCGGGCGGTGGCGGCTTCGGCGGCATGGAGGCGTAGGCCCAGGCCCAGGCGCTCCTCCCGCACGGCGATCTCGATGGGGCCCAGCCCTTCGGGGGCGAAGGCGACCCGCAGGCCCCGCCCGTCCAACCCGTGGCGGAGACGGAAGCCGTCGCCGCTGCCGGCCCTGGGACCGCCCGGCGCCGGGCCTTGGTCCACCATGGGGGACTCGGCCCCATCGGGCGCCCTTGCCGGGCCTCCATCCGTTCCCGGGTCGGGCGGCGCTGCCGGAGGAGCAGGCGGCGGCAGATCCACCGGCGCCGGCTCACCTGTCGATGCCCCCACGGGTGCTGCAGCGGCTTCCCGGGCCGTTTCCTCCCGTTCTACCGGGGTGTAATTGCCTGTGCCCAAGGCCTGGGAGATGACCGGTTCACGGCCGGCGGCGGGAACACGGTTTTCCTGCTCCAGGGCAGCCGGTGACGGTGGCCGGGAGCCCGAAGCCGATGGCCCAACCTGGGCCTGACTCCCGGTCTCCCTGCCGGATCCTTCCCGGCCGGCGGTGATCACGGCAGCCGGCGCCTCATCCCCTGGATCCTGTGGGCCGTCCAAGGCCTGGACTTGCAGTTCCACGGCCGGCCCGGCCTGGGAAACCGGGGCTTCCATCGCCTGCTCCCCGGCCCCGGGGACGGCCTCTCCTTGGGGATGATGACCCCAGGCCGCGGTTACCGGTCCTTGGAACCCCGGCAGGGTGCCGTTCACCTTCACGGGCACCGCGCCTGCATCCGTCGGGGCTCCGGGCTCGCTCAGGGGAACGGCCTCCCCCTGGCCGGCGGCCTGCCCTGACCACGGCAGAGGGGCGACGGCTGCGGCTGCCGCCAGGGTCGAGGGGTCAGGGGACTGGCCTCCGGGCACCCCCCGATCATCAGGGGGGACCGGGGCAGCCTCCAGGGCCGGTGCCTCCCGGTGGCCGCCGGGCCGGCGGGCGGCCAAGGCCGACTGGAAAGATGCCTGTCCACCACCGTCATCCCCCGGCGATCCGGCACCCAAGGGGCTGCGGCCCGACCGGGCGCCCCCCGCCAGGCCCGCCAGGCCGCCGGTGCCTCCGGACTGCCGGGCCTGACTGCCGCCTTGGGCGGGCCCTTGGGCCAAGGGCAAGGTGAAAGTATTGGTCACTGGTCTCACCTCCTTTCAGGGCTGCTCTCCATCACCGCCGGCGGGCCGGCCTCAGGCGATGCTGAAGCCGTTGCCGCGCCAGCGGTAAACCTCTTCCAACTGAAGCTGCTCGCGTCGCCGGGCTTCCTGGTAGAACCGCTCCCACGCCCGGCGCCGCAGGCGGCGGTAAACTTCCTCCTGGCGGTACCGCTCCTGGTACAGGAGCCGGCACCGGTCCACTTCCTCCTGGGCGGCCTGCTCCCGGGCCGCCGCTGCCCGCACCAGATCCTGCAAATGGGCTTGATAGGGCCCCTGGGCCGCCACCAGCCAGCCGGGAGCACCCTCCCGCAGGCGCAGGTGGTTTTGTCGCCGGGCCTCCCGGAGGGAGCCGACGGCGGCTTCCCGGTGGGCGGCTGCCTCCTCGGCAGCCGTCAAGGCCAGGGCCAGGCTGAGGGCCGCCTGCCGGCGTTCCTGCCGGGCCAGGGAGAGCAGGCGCTCGTAGCGAAAGCGAAATTTTTTCACGGCTCATCCCCCCGTACCACCTGGAGCAGCGCCCGGCGGGCTTCCTTGAAGGTGAACCCCTCGGCGGCGTCCTGCCGGAGGAGGGCCCTCATGGCCGGCAGCCGGTCCAAGGCCTCGTCCAGTTCGGGGTTGGTGCCCCGCTTGTAGGCGCCGATGGCCACCAGATCTTCCGCCTCCCGGTACTGGGACAGCCAGGCCCGGAACCGGGCGGCGGCGGCGGCATGCTCCTTGTCCACCACGTGGGGCATGATGCGGCTGATGCTGGCCAGCACATCGATGGGGGGATAGTGGCCTTCGTCGGATAGGCGGCGGGACAGGACCAGATGCCCGTCCAAGATGCCCCGGACCGTGTCGGCCACAGGCTCGGAAATGTCGTCCCCTTCCACCAGCACGGTGTAAAAGCCGGTGATGCTGCCTACGGGCGCCTGGCCCGAGCGCTCCAGCAGCTTGGGCAGCTGGGCGAACACCGTGGGCGTGTAGCCCCGGGTGGCCGGGGGTTCGCCGGCGGCCAGCCCCACTTCCCGCAGGGCCATGGCGAAGCGGGTGACCGAGTCCATGACCAGGACCACGTCGTGGCCTTGATCCCGGAAATACTCGGCCACGGCGGTGGCCACGTAGGCCGCCTTGATGCGCACCAGGGGCGGCTGGTCAGAGGTGGCCATCACCACCACCGACCGCTGGAGCCCTTCCTCGCCCAGCTCCCGCTCGATGAATTCCCGCACTTCCCGGCCCCGCTCGCCCACCAGGGCGATGACGTTCACGTCGGCCTCGGTGTAACGGGCCATCATGCCCAGCAAGGTGCTCTTGCCCACGCCGCTGCCGGCGAAGATGCCCAGGCGCTGGCCCCGGCCGCAGGTGAGGAGGGCGTCGATGGCCCTGACCCCGACGCCCAGCACCCGGTTGATGGGCGGCCGGGTCAAGGGGGCCGGGGGCGCCGCCACCGCCGGATACCAGTCCACGGGGGCGGGCATGGGCCGGCCGTCGGCTGGACGGCCCAGGCCGTCCAGCACCCGTCCCAGCAGATGGGGGCCCACAGGCACCGCCAGCACCCGGCCCGTGGCGGCCACCCGGGCGCCGGCGGCCACGCCCCACATCTCGCCCAAGGGCATGAGGAGCACGTTTTCCTGGCGGAAGCCCACCACTTCGGCCAGCAGGGGCTCCCCGTCGGCCCGCTGGATGGTGCACAAATGGCCCACTTCCACGGCAGGGCCCTGGGCTTCGATGGTGAGGCCCACCACCTTGGTCACCCGCCCTTCCAGGGCCGGGGCCGGGGCGGTGCCTACGGCGGCCTGCCAGCGGTCGAAGGGAGGCAGGTAGGACTGCCAGGGACGCCGGCGCCGCAGGGGCGCCAGCCCCACGGGCCTGACGCCGGCGGCATGTCCGGGCGCTGCATGCCCGTTGTCTTGATCGGCGAGGAGCATCGTCTTATTCCTCACCGGCGTCCTCCTCCTCCCCGTCGGCAGTTCCCGTGCCCGTCAGGTGCCCCGCCAGGCGGTCCAGCTGGGTTTCCAACCGCAGGTCCAGGCGGCCCCGCTGGGACTCCAGGATCAGGTCCCCCCGCTGCAGGCCGGGGTCGCCGATGAACTCCCAGCCTGGCCACTGGTCCTCGGCGCCGGCGGAAGCCAGTCCGGCCAAATCCTCGGGGTGGACGTAAACTTTCACCGTCTGCCCGTTGTCCAGCTGCAGCTGGGCCCGGGCCTTGGCCAGCATGCCGGCCAGGCGCTGGGGCGAAGCGGTGATCTCCTCGGTCAAAATCTCCTTGGCTACGGCCAAAGCCAGATCCAGGGCGCCCCTGGTGGTGGCGGCCAGCAGTTGATGGCGCTCCTCCACCAGGTCCTTGGCCAGCTGCCGGAGATGGATCAGGGTGGCCCGCAGGCGGGTGCGGACCTGCTCGGCCCCCGCCTTCTCACCGGCCTGGAAGCCTTTCCGGTAGCCGGCTTCTTGGGCCTCGGCCCTGACCTTCTGGGCCTCCGCCAGGAGCCGCTGGGCTTCCAGGCGCATGCGCCGGGCTTCCTCCTGGGCTTGGGCCAGCACGCGCCGGGCTTGGGCCGCAGGATCGGGTCCACGGCCGGGTCCGGGGCCGCCCTTCCCGTTGCCGTTGCCTGCGGGCGGCTGGGGCGGCCGGGGCAGGACCGGCCATTGCTTCAAATTGAGACCTTCAGGCGTCAGGGCTTTCAGCACGTCAGACAACCAGCTCATCCCCCTGGCCGCGGACGACCACGATTTCCCCTTCTTCCTCCAAACGACGCACAAGGGCCACGATGCGCTGCTGGGCCTCTTCCACAGCCCGCAGGCGCACGGGCCCCAAGTACTCCATGTTTTCTTCCAGCGTTTCCGCCGCCCGCTTGGAGATGTTTTGCATGATCTTGGCCTTGACGGCATCGCTGGCCACTTTCAAAGCCAAGGGCAGGTCTTCGTTCATGTCCACTTCCCGCAGCAGGCGCTGGATGCTGCGGTTGTCCAGCATGACCAAATCCTCGAAGACGAACATGCGCTTCTTGATTTCTTCCGCCAACTCGGGGTCGTTGATTTCCAGGACGTCCATGATGCCCCGTTCGGTGCTGCGATCCACGTTGTTCAGCACCTGCACCAACGCCTCGATGCCCCCGGCCATGCTGAAGTCCTGGGTGACCACCGAAGACAGCTTGCGCTCCAGCATGGTTTCCACTTCGGCCACGATGTCGGGGGCCGTCCGGTCCATGATGGCGATGCGCCGGGCCACTTCCGCCTGATCTTCCGGCGGCAGGGCCGACAGGATGGCCGCCGCCTGGTCGGGCGGCAGGTAGGCCAGGACCAGGGCGATGGTCTGGGGGTGCTCGTTCTGGATGTAGTTGAGCAGATGGCTGGGATCGGCCTGGCGGATGAATTCAAAGGGCCGCACCTGGAGGCTGCTGGTGAGCCGCTCCAGGAGATCCGACGCCGCATCTTCGCCCAAGGCCTTCTCCAGGAGGCCACGGGCGTACTCGATGCCCCCCTGGGCGATGTACTGCCGGGCCATGGCCAACTGCTCGAACTCTTCCAAGACCAGGTTCTGGACTTCCGCCGGCACCTGGCGCAAGGAGGCGATTTCCAGGGTCAGTTGCTCGATTTCCGTTTGGTTCAAGTGCTTTAACACCTTGGCCGACAGTTCGGGGCCCAAGGCGATGAGCAGCACGGCCGCCTTCTGCCGGTTGTTCAACTGTTGGCGAACGCCCTGAAGGGAAACGGCCATAGCCCTACCTCCTTACTGTTCTTCCGCCAGCCAGGTGCGGATGACCTGAGCCACGTCGTCGGGCCGCTCGGCGGCCAGGCGCTCCACCTGGCGCTGGCGGCTCTGGGTGCCGTTGGCCATGAGATCCACCAACAAGGGTTCCGGCTCCACCTGCTTGGGCGCCGGCTGCATCTCCCGGGCCAGGGCTTCTTCCTTGCGCTGCTGGGCGGCCCGCCGGCGGCGCACGATGAACCACACCAAGGCGGCCAGGAGCAGCAGGCCTGCCAGTGCGCCCAGGACGATCAACTGGAGCTGCCGCTGGCGCTGGAGGGCCTCGGCCTCCTGGGCCAGGGCCTCCCGCAGGGAATCGGCCACCGAGGAATCAAAGGGCACGCCCAGGACGTTCACCTGGTCGTTGCGGTTGGCGTCGTAGCCCAGGCTGGCGGCCACCGTCTCCCGGATGGCCTCCACCTCAGCCGGGGCCAAGTTCCGGTTGACCACCACCGACACCGACAGGCGGTTCACGGTGCCCGGGGCGATGGTGCGGTGCTCGTGGATCTCGTTGATCTCGTAGTTGCGGATGGATTCTTCCCGCTCGTACTGGGAATCGCCGCCGCCGATGACGGCTTGATAGGCGGGGATGTTGCCGTCGACCCCCGGCACGCCGGCGGGGGCGCCGCTGCCTTCGAAGCGCTCCTGGAGGTCCTGCACGCTGCGCAGGATGCCCTCCCGGGCGTCGGGGGCCGGCTCAAAAATGGTCCGCTGCACGGAAACTTCATCGAAGTTGAGATCGGCCCAAACCCGGGCCACCACGTTGCCGGGGCCGAAGATGGGCTCCAGCAGGTGGCGCACGCCGGTTTCCAGCTCCGACTGGAACTGCTGCTGGATGCTGAGGTTTTCCAGGGAGCGCAGGGCGCCGGCGGCGTCGCCTTCCGGCGGCAGATCCGCCGACAGTAGACGGCCGTGGACGTCGATGACGGTGACGTCCTTGGGCTCCAGGTTCTCCACGCTGCCGGCCACCAGGTTCATCACGGCCCGCACCTGCTCGGGCTCCATGACGTAGTTGGGCCGCAGCTCCAGCAGCACCGCGGCCGTGGCCTGCTGCTGCTGGGACACGAAGAGGGACGGTTCAGGCAAGGTGAGGTGGACCCGGGCGTTTTCCACACCATCCATGCGGGAGATGGTGCGGGTCAACTCGCCCTGCAGGGCCCGCAGGAAGCTCATGCGCCGCTCGAATTCGGTGGCGCCGAACTGGAAATTGTCCAGAACTTCCAAGCCGACGACGCCGCCCCGGGGCAGCCCCTCGGCCGCCAGGGCCAGGCGGGTGGCATGGACATCGTCCTTGGGCACCAGCACCGCGGTGCCGTTGGCGTCCAGCCGGTAAGGAACGCCCTGCTCCTCCAACTGGGCCACGATGGCCGCCGCATCTTCCGGCGACAACTGGCTGAAGAGGGGCGCATAATCGGCCCGGGCCCGCAGGGCCATCAGGCCGCCCGCCACAAGGACGACGACCACCGCCGTACCGATGGCTTTTTGCCATGGGCCCAAGGCTTGAATCCGGGCCCAAACCTGTTGTGCTG
Above is a window of Sphingobacteriaceae bacterium DNA encoding:
- the fliG gene encoding flagellar motor switch protein FliG produces the protein MAVSLQGVRQQLNNRQKAAVLLIALGPELSAKVLKHLNQTEIEQLTLEIASLRQVPAEVQNLVLEEFEQLAMARQYIAQGGIEYARGLLEKALGEDAASDLLERLTSSLQVRPFEFIRQADPSHLLNYIQNEHPQTIALVLAYLPPDQAAAILSALPPEDQAEVARRIAIMDRTAPDIVAEVETMLERKLSSVVTQDFSMAGGIEALVQVLNNVDRSTERGIMDVLEINDPELAEEIKKRMFVFEDLVMLDNRSIQRLLREVDMNEDLPLALKVASDAVKAKIMQNISKRAAETLEENMEYLGPVRLRAVEEAQQRIVALVRRLEEEGEIVVVRGQGDELVV
- a CDS encoding flagellar hook-length control protein FliK, with translation MTNTFTLPLAQGPAQGGSQARQSGGTGGLAGLAGGARSGRSPLGAGSPGDDGGGQASFQSALAARRPGGHREAPALEAAPVPPDDRGVPGGQSPDPSTLAAAAAVAPLPWSGQAAGQGEAVPLSEPGAPTDAGAVPVKVNGTLPGFQGPVTAAWGHHPQGEAVPGAGEQAMEAPVSQAGPAVELQVQALDGPQDPGDEAPAAVITAGREGSGRETGSQAQVGPSASGSRPPSPAALEQENRVPAAGREPVISQALGTGNYTPVEREETAREAAAAPVGASTGEPAPVDLPPPAPPAAPPDPGTDGGPARAPDGAESPMVDQGPAPGGPRAGSGDGFRLRHGLDGRGLRVAFAPEGLGPIEIAVREERLGLGLRLHAAEAATARLLAANLDDLVTVLRQREPATASVSVRHSGDDGALDTGSGYRDGAWTGDGGSTGTFHREFRYRPREHPGSRVAVTRPAAPAASGPSRTGRPPYGRHGGGRLNRWV
- a CDS encoding FliH/SctL family protein → MLKALTPEGLNLKQWPVLPRPPQPPAGNGNGKGGPGPGRGPDPAAQARRVLAQAQEEARRMRLEAQRLLAEAQKVRAEAQEAGYRKGFQAGEKAGAEQVRTRLRATLIHLRQLAKDLVEERHQLLAATTRGALDLALAVAKEILTEEITASPQRLAGMLAKARAQLQLDNGQTVKVYVHPEDLAGLASAGAEDQWPGWEFIGDPGLQRGDLILESQRGRLDLRLETQLDRLAGHLTGTGTADGEEEDAGEE
- the fliF gene encoding flagellar basal-body MS-ring/collar protein FliF; translated protein: MDKLRETAQQVWARIQALGPWQKAIGTAVVVVLVAGGLMALRARADYAPLFSQLSPEDAAAIVAQLEEQGVPYRLDANGTAVLVPKDDVHATRLALAAEGLPRGGVVGLEVLDNFQFGATEFERRMSFLRALQGELTRTISRMDGVENARVHLTLPEPSLFVSQQQQATAAVLLELRPNYVMEPEQVRAVMNLVAGSVENLEPKDVTVIDVHGRLLSADLPPEGDAAGALRSLENLSIQQQFQSELETGVRHLLEPIFGPGNVVARVWADLNFDEVSVQRTIFEPAPDAREGILRSVQDLQERFEGSGAPAGVPGVDGNIPAYQAVIGGGDSQYEREESIRNYEINEIHEHRTIAPGTVNRLSVSVVVNRNLAPAEVEAIRETVAASLGYDANRNDQVNVLGVPFDSSVADSLREALAQEAEALQRQRQLQLIVLGALAGLLLLAALVWFIVRRRRAAQQRKEEALAREMQPAPKQVEPEPLLVDLMANGTQSRQRQVERLAAERPDDVAQVIRTWLAEEQ
- a CDS encoding FliI/YscN family ATPase gives rise to the protein MRNKTMLLADQDNGHAAPGHAAGVRPVGLAPLRRRRPWQSYLPPFDRWQAAVGTAPAPALEGRVTKVVGLTIEAQGPAVEVGHLCTIQRADGEPLLAEVVGFRQENVLLMPLGEMWGVAAGARVAATGRVLAVPVGPHLLGRVLDGLGRPADGRPMPAPVDWYPAVAAPPAPLTRPPINRVLGVGVRAIDALLTCGRGQRLGIFAGSGVGKSTLLGMMARYTEADVNVIALVGERGREVREFIERELGEEGLQRSVVVMATSDQPPLVRIKAAYVATAVAEYFRDQGHDVVLVMDSVTRFAMALREVGLAAGEPPATRGYTPTVFAQLPKLLERSGQAPVGSITGFYTVLVEGDDISEPVADTVRGILDGHLVLSRRLSDEGHYPPIDVLASISRIMPHVVDKEHAAAAARFRAWLSQYREAEDLVAIGAYKRGTNPELDEALDRLPAMRALLRQDAAEGFTFKEARRALLQVVRGDEP
- a CDS encoding flagellar hook capping FlgD N-terminal domain-containing protein; the encoded protein is MVVTSGLAGVNGSAGSALTGETGGPGASRILEQSGLGRDQFLQLLVAQLRHQDPMEPLDARSFVAELAQFASLEALHRVDEGLVNLNDSLHQWGREQAQIHALNLLGRTVELRSGLMGQVQRVAWGEGGLRLGLEDDLWVDLSEVVQVANPINPADDPDPGDEAQDDAPADPVPEPDPDPEPGDDDDVEGLGPV